In one Pseudomonas hydrolytica genomic region, the following are encoded:
- the ureG gene encoding urease accessory protein UreG, with translation MNSQPLRVGIGGPVGSGKTALTLALCRALRERYNIAVVTNDIYTQEDAQFLVRNEALEPERIIGVETGGCPHTAIREDASINLEAVEQLNRRFPGLDLIIVESGGDNLSATFSPELSDLTLYVIDVSAGDKLPRKGGPGICKSDLLVINKVDLAPMVGASLEVMERDTLKMRGDKPFVFSNQKIGQGLDEIIAFIERQGMLTAA, from the coding sequence ATGAACAGCCAACCTCTGCGTGTCGGTATCGGCGGCCCGGTCGGTTCCGGCAAGACCGCCCTCACCCTGGCCCTGTGCCGCGCCCTGCGCGAGCGCTACAACATCGCCGTGGTCACCAACGACATCTACACCCAGGAAGACGCCCAGTTCCTGGTGCGCAACGAGGCCCTGGAGCCCGAGCGCATCATCGGCGTGGAAACCGGCGGCTGCCCGCACACCGCCATCCGCGAAGACGCCTCGATCAACCTGGAAGCGGTCGAGCAGCTCAACCGCCGATTCCCGGGCCTGGACCTGATCATCGTCGAGTCCGGCGGCGACAACCTGTCGGCCACCTTCAGCCCCGAGCTGTCCGACCTGACCCTCTACGTGATCGACGTGTCGGCCGGCGACAAGCTGCCGCGCAAGGGCGGTCCGGGCATCTGCAAATCCGACCTGCTGGTGATCAACAAGGTCGACTTGGCGCCCATGGTCGGCGCCTCGCTGGAGGTGATGGAGCGCGACACCCTGAAGATGCGCGGCGACAAGCCCTTCGTCTTCAGCAATCAGAAAATCGGCCAGGGTCTCGACGAGATCATCGCCTTCATCGAACGCCAGGGCATGCTCACGGCGGCCTGA
- a CDS encoding LysE family transporter, with the protein MFSFFLAAMLLGFVFNAAPGAVFSETLRRGLRDGYKPALLVQIGSLVGDATWAALGLTGLALLLDSAQIRYPLTLASALYLAWLGYQSLRDAHRPPQPSDDGQIAAGGAFAAGAALSLTNPQNIVYWAAMGGAMAAIGVAQPTPTHLAVFFAGFMVSSLLWCFICAGLVDWFRRTASLLWHRLTYAACGVVLLGLAGMSAMELM; encoded by the coding sequence ATGTTCAGCTTCTTCCTCGCCGCCATGCTCCTGGGCTTCGTGTTCAACGCCGCGCCGGGTGCCGTGTTCAGCGAAACCCTGCGCCGCGGCTTGCGTGACGGCTACAAACCCGCCCTGCTGGTACAGATCGGCTCACTGGTCGGCGACGCCACCTGGGCCGCTCTCGGTCTCACCGGCCTGGCCCTGCTGCTCGACAGCGCGCAGATCCGTTATCCCCTGACCCTGGCCAGCGCTTTGTATCTGGCCTGGCTCGGCTACCAGTCGCTGCGCGACGCCCATCGTCCGCCGCAACCCAGCGACGACGGCCAGATCGCGGCCGGAGGCGCATTCGCCGCCGGCGCGGCGTTGTCGCTGACCAACCCGCAGAACATCGTCTACTGGGCCGCCATGGGCGGGGCGATGGCGGCCATCGGCGTTGCCCAGCCAACGCCGACGCACCTGGCGGTGTTCTTCGCCGGCTTCATGGTGTCCTCACTGCTCTGGTGCTTCATCTGCGCCGGTCTGGTGGACTGGTTCCGCCGCACCGCCTCGCTGCTCTGGCACCGCCTGACCTACGCGGCCTGTGGCGTGGTGCTGCTGGGCCTGGCCGGCATGAGCGCGATGGAGCTGATGTGA
- a CDS encoding transglutaminase family protein: MSSALYQVLHDTHYRYSAPVSLAQQLAHLWPRECPWQRCHEQELRIDPQPCQRRDGLDVFGNPLTRLVFERPHEQLSVSARLRVEVLARAPLDLDDSPSWEAACAALSYGGRPMAPALLEAARYRFESPYVRLKQVFAEYADDCFTPGRPLLQAGQALMQKIFEEFSFDAGATQVATPLLQVLEEKRGVCQDFAHLMLACLRSRGLAARYVSGYLLTQPPPGQPRLIGADASHAWVSLYCPRQGWVDFDPTNNVRPALEHITLAWGRDFSDVSPLRGVILGGGSHDPEVQVTVLPLG; encoded by the coding sequence ATGAGCAGCGCGCTGTATCAGGTTCTCCACGATACTCACTACCGCTACTCGGCGCCGGTTTCCCTGGCGCAGCAGCTGGCGCACCTGTGGCCGCGCGAATGCCCTTGGCAGCGCTGTCACGAGCAGGAGCTGCGCATCGACCCGCAGCCCTGCCAGCGCCGCGACGGCCTGGACGTGTTCGGCAACCCGCTGACGCGCCTGGTGTTCGAGCGCCCGCACGAGCAGCTCAGCGTCAGCGCGCGCTTGCGCGTCGAGGTGCTGGCGCGCGCGCCGCTGGATCTGGATGATTCGCCGAGCTGGGAGGCGGCCTGCGCGGCGCTCAGCTATGGCGGCCGGCCCATGGCGCCGGCCCTGCTGGAGGCGGCGCGCTACCGCTTCGAATCGCCCTACGTGCGCCTCAAGCAGGTCTTCGCCGAGTACGCCGATGACTGTTTCACGCCGGGCCGTCCCCTGTTGCAGGCCGGTCAGGCGCTGATGCAGAAGATCTTCGAGGAGTTCAGCTTCGATGCCGGCGCCACCCAGGTGGCCACACCCTTGCTGCAGGTGCTGGAGGAAAAGCGCGGCGTCTGCCAGGACTTCGCCCACCTGATGTTGGCCTGCCTGCGTTCGCGCGGTCTGGCGGCGCGCTACGTCAGCGGCTACCTGCTGACCCAGCCGCCGCCCGGCCAGCCGCGGCTGATCGGCGCCGACGCGTCGCATGCCTGGGTATCGCTGTACTGTCCGCGGCAGGGCTGGGTGGATTTCGACCCGACCAACAACGTGCGCCCGGCGCTGGAGCACATCACCCTGGCCTGGGGCCGGGATTTCTCCGATGTGTCGCCGCTGCGTGGAGTGATTCTGGGAGGCGGCAGCCACGACCCGGAAGTGCAGGTCACGGTGCTGCCGCTGGGATAG
- a CDS encoding TetR family transcriptional regulator produces MTPRAEQKQQTRQALMEAALTLMESGRGFGSLSLREVTRVAGIVPTGFYRHFTDMDELGLALVAEVGETFRAAIRQVRRHEFEMRGMIDASVRIFLAEVAANHGQFLFLAREQYGGSQPVRQAIAALRERITSDLAADLKLMNRMPQLDDAGLDVVSDLVVKTVFATLPELIDPPAENLPAHLSAEAKIIQQLRFIMIGGKHWLGLGKPSE; encoded by the coding sequence ATGACGCCACGCGCCGAACAGAAGCAGCAGACCCGCCAGGCCCTGATGGAAGCCGCCCTCACCCTGATGGAGAGCGGCCGCGGCTTTGGCAGCCTGAGCCTGCGCGAGGTGACCCGCGTCGCCGGCATCGTCCCCACCGGTTTCTATCGCCATTTCACCGACATGGACGAGCTGGGCCTGGCGCTGGTGGCGGAGGTGGGCGAAACCTTCCGCGCGGCGATCCGCCAGGTGCGCCGTCACGAGTTCGAGATGCGCGGCATGATCGACGCCTCGGTGCGCATCTTCCTCGCCGAAGTGGCCGCCAACCATGGCCAGTTCCTGTTTCTCGCCCGCGAGCAGTACGGCGGTTCGCAGCCGGTGCGCCAGGCCATCGCCGCCCTGCGCGAACGCATCACCAGCGATCTGGCCGCCGACCTCAAGCTGATGAACCGCATGCCGCAGCTCGACGATGCCGGCCTCGACGTGGTGTCGGATCTGGTGGTGAAGACGGTGTTCGCCACCCTGCCCGAACTGATCGACCCGCCGGCGGAGAATCTGCCGGCGCACCTCAGCGCCGAAGCCAAGATCATCCAGCAGCTGCGCTTCATCATGATCGGCGGCAAGCACTGGCTGGGCCTGGGCAAGCCCTCCGAGTAG
- a CDS encoding circularly permuted type 2 ATP-grasp protein, producing MHDLLADYPPPNGAYHELLDAKGNVRPHWRRLYEQLARSRPEHLAQREAMLARQIQENGVTYNVYADPDGADRPWELDLLPNLIPADEWQQIAAGVAQRATLLNRVLADLYGPQKLIAEGLLPTELVFGHNNFLWPCQGMQAPGGTWLHLYAVDLARAPDGRWWVTADRTQAPSGAGYALENRQIVSRAFPELYRDLRVQYLASFFRTLQDTLARQAPSGGETPLVVLLTPGRFNESYFEHLYLARQLGYPLVEGSDLTVRDATLYLKTLAGLRRVHAVLRRLDDDYCDPLELRTDSALGVPGLLEAVRRGRVLVANALGSGVLESPGLPGFLPAISEHLLGEELLLPSIASWWCGEPPVLDEALDKLDELLVRPAFPSQSFAPVFGRDLDEAQRAKLAARLRQRPYAYVAQARAKLSQAPVWDGSGLQPRAIGMRVFAVASADGYRVMPGGLTRVAGEADAEVVSMQRGGASKDTWVLGTRQSAGEPWQTQRTLGSADLVRSDPFLPSRVVENLYWFGRYAERCEDGARLLRIMLARYVDDDDDPQALQSALALAQELGLLAGADEGELEARLLQALLGSDWPASLRANLQRLQWSAGSVRGKLSQANWQALVELQREAQLLEGQPADFGELLDFLNRLLMSLAALSGFALDDMTRDDGWRFLMLGRYIERLQFLCDSFAGFLRSGSATDQSALEWLLELGNSSITYRTRYLASAQLIPVLDLLLLDEQNPHAVIFQMRTLLRSLEGLNERFELPAERYLVYLEQQLSAFSLASLENPLFGPGSTRAVLEGLADLLVAISEAAGAVSDHLGLRFFAHVDVSQRTQSS from the coding sequence ATGCACGACCTGCTAGCCGATTACCCGCCGCCCAACGGCGCCTACCACGAACTGCTCGACGCCAAGGGCAACGTGCGTCCGCACTGGCGCCGCCTGTACGAGCAGCTGGCGCGCAGCCGCCCGGAGCACCTGGCGCAGCGCGAGGCCATGCTGGCGCGGCAGATTCAGGAAAACGGCGTCACCTATAACGTTTACGCCGACCCGGATGGCGCCGACCGCCCGTGGGAACTGGACCTGCTGCCCAACCTGATCCCGGCTGACGAGTGGCAGCAGATCGCCGCCGGCGTGGCGCAGCGCGCGACCCTGCTCAACCGCGTGCTGGCCGATCTGTATGGCCCGCAGAAGCTGATCGCCGAAGGCCTGCTGCCCACCGAGCTGGTGTTCGGCCACAACAACTTCCTCTGGCCGTGCCAGGGCATGCAGGCGCCGGGCGGTACCTGGCTGCACCTGTATGCCGTGGACCTGGCCCGCGCGCCGGACGGGCGCTGGTGGGTTACCGCCGACCGTACTCAGGCGCCCTCCGGCGCCGGCTATGCGCTGGAGAACCGGCAGATCGTCTCGCGCGCCTTCCCCGAGCTGTACCGCGACCTGCGCGTGCAGTACCTGGCCAGTTTCTTCCGTACCCTGCAGGACACTCTGGCGCGCCAGGCCCCCAGTGGCGGCGAGACGCCGCTGGTGGTGCTGCTGACGCCGGGGCGCTTCAACGAAAGCTATTTCGAGCACCTGTACCTGGCGCGCCAGCTCGGCTACCCGCTGGTCGAGGGCAGCGACCTGACCGTGCGCGACGCCACCCTCTACCTCAAGACCCTGGCCGGCCTGCGCCGCGTGCACGCGGTGCTGCGCCGCCTCGACGACGACTACTGCGACCCGCTGGAGCTGCGCACCGATTCCGCCCTTGGCGTGCCCGGCCTGCTCGAGGCGGTGCGCCGTGGTCGCGTGCTGGTGGCCAATGCCCTGGGCAGCGGCGTGCTGGAATCGCCCGGCCTGCCCGGTTTCCTGCCTGCCATCAGCGAGCACCTGCTGGGTGAGGAGCTGCTGCTGCCGTCCATCGCCAGCTGGTGGTGCGGCGAGCCGCCGGTGCTGGACGAGGCGCTGGATAAGCTCGACGAACTGCTGGTGCGCCCGGCCTTTCCCTCGCAAAGCTTCGCCCCGGTGTTTGGCCGTGATCTGGACGAGGCGCAGCGCGCCAAGCTGGCCGCACGCCTCAGGCAGCGCCCCTACGCCTACGTGGCGCAGGCGCGGGCCAAGCTGTCGCAGGCGCCGGTGTGGGACGGCAGCGGCCTGCAGCCACGCGCCATCGGCATGCGTGTGTTCGCCGTGGCCAGCGCCGATGGCTACCGGGTGATGCCCGGCGGCCTGACCCGCGTGGCCGGCGAGGCCGATGCCGAGGTGGTGTCGATGCAGCGCGGCGGCGCGAGCAAGGACACCTGGGTGCTCGGCACCCGGCAGAGCGCGGGCGAGCCGTGGCAGACGCAGCGCACCCTGGGCAGCGCCGATCTGGTACGCAGCGACCCCTTCCTGCCTTCGCGGGTGGTGGAGAACCTGTACTGGTTCGGTCGGTACGCCGAGCGCTGCGAAGACGGTGCGCGCCTGCTGCGCATCATGCTGGCGCGCTACGTCGACGATGACGACGACCCGCAGGCGCTGCAGAGTGCCCTGGCACTGGCGCAGGAGCTGGGGCTGCTGGCCGGCGCGGATGAAGGCGAGCTGGAGGCGCGCCTGCTGCAGGCACTACTGGGCAGCGACTGGCCGGCCAGCCTGCGCGCCAATCTGCAGCGCCTGCAATGGTCGGCCGGTAGCGTGCGCGGCAAGCTGTCCCAGGCCAACTGGCAGGCGCTGGTGGAGTTGCAGCGCGAGGCGCAACTGCTTGAAGGCCAGCCGGCCGACTTCGGCGAACTGCTGGACTTTCTCAACCGCCTGCTGATGTCGCTGGCGGCGCTGTCGGGTTTTGCCCTCGACGACATGACCCGCGACGACGGCTGGCGCTTTCTCATGCTCGGCCGCTATATCGAGCGCCTGCAGTTTCTCTGCGACAGCTTCGCCGGCTTCCTGCGCAGCGGCTCGGCCACCGACCAGTCGGCGCTGGAGTGGCTGCTGGAGCTGGGCAACAGCAGCATCACCTACCGCACCCGTTACCTGGCCTCGGCGCAGTTGATCCCGGTGCTGGACCTGCTGCTGCTGGACGAGCAGAACCCGCATGCGGTGATCTTCCAGATGCGCACCCTGCTGCGCTCGCTGGAGGGGCTCAACGAGCGCTTCGAGCTACCGGCCGAGCGCTACCTGGTCTATCTGGAACAACAGTTGAGCGCCTTCAGCCTGGCCAGCCTGGAGAACCCGCTGTTCGGCCCCGGCAGTACCCGCGCGGTGCTCGAAGGCCTGGCCGACCTGCTGGTGGCCATCAGTGAAGCCGCAGGTGCGGTTTCCGATCACCTCGGGCTGCGTTTCTTCGCCCATGTCGATGTCAGCCAGCGGACGCAATCCTCATGA
- the azu gene encoding azurin — protein sequence MLRNAALIALLGLASTPLLAAECAVDVESTDQMTFNTQAISVSKSCKTFTVNLKHTGSLPKTAMGHNWVLSKTADMPGIATDGIPAGPDASYLKAGDERVIAHTDLIGGGESTSVTFDVSKLAAGEDYSFFCSFPGHYSLMKGSLTLAD from the coding sequence ATGTTGCGTAACGCTGCTCTAATCGCTCTGCTCGGCCTGGCCAGCACCCCGCTCCTGGCTGCCGAATGCGCAGTGGATGTCGAGTCGACCGACCAGATGACCTTCAACACCCAGGCCATCTCCGTCAGCAAGAGCTGCAAGACCTTCACCGTCAACCTCAAGCACACAGGCAGCCTGCCCAAGACCGCCATGGGCCACAACTGGGTGCTGAGCAAGACTGCCGACATGCCCGGCATCGCCACCGACGGCATTCCCGCCGGCCCAGACGCCAGCTACCTCAAGGCCGGTGACGAGCGCGTCATCGCTCATACCGACCTGATCGGCGGTGGCGAGAGCACCTCGGTGACCTTCGATGTCAGCAAACTGGCCGCTGGCGAGGACTACAGCTTCTTCTGCTCCTTCCCCGGCCACTACTCGCTGATGAAAGGCAGCCTGACCCTGGCCGACTGA
- a CDS encoding urease accessory protein UreF, whose translation MKPAWALLRLASPQLPIGGYSYSQGLEWAIDSGLIQDADAAERWLADQLTLNLARFEAPLLLAHCRAAHEGDWPRLQELAERHRASRETRELALESRQMGYSLRQLLEGLPELDEAARELLASHHEPGLALAWALAARAWQITPDDALAAWLWGWLENQLAVLMKVLPLGQQAAQRLTSRLLPTLEAAQQQTASLSPEHWGSAAFGLALASMAHERQYSRLFRS comes from the coding sequence ATGAAACCGGCCTGGGCCCTATTGCGCTTGGCCAGCCCGCAGCTACCCATCGGCGGTTACAGCTACTCGCAAGGCCTGGAGTGGGCCATCGACAGCGGCCTGATCCAGGATGCCGACGCCGCCGAACGCTGGCTGGCCGATCAGTTGACGCTCAACCTCGCCCGCTTCGAAGCGCCGCTGCTGCTGGCACATTGTCGCGCCGCGCACGAGGGCGACTGGCCGCGCCTGCAGGAACTGGCCGAACGGCACCGCGCCAGCCGCGAAACCCGCGAGCTGGCTCTGGAAAGCCGGCAGATGGGCTACTCGCTGCGACAACTGCTCGAAGGCCTGCCCGAGCTGGACGAAGCCGCGCGCGAACTTCTCGCAAGCCATCACGAACCGGGCCTGGCCCTGGCCTGGGCGCTGGCTGCCCGTGCCTGGCAGATCACCCCGGACGATGCCCTGGCCGCCTGGCTCTGGGGCTGGCTGGAAAATCAGCTGGCCGTACTGATGAAGGTGCTGCCGCTGGGCCAGCAGGCCGCCCAGCGCCTGACCAGCCGCCTGCTGCCAACGCTCGAGGCCGCCCAGCAGCAGACCGCCAGCCTTTCCCCCGAACACTGGGGCAGCGCCGCCTTCGGCCTGGCCCTGGCGAGCATGGCGCACGAGCGCCAGTACTCGCGTCTCTTCCGCTCCTGA
- a CDS encoding TIGR00730 family Rossman fold protein — translation MSLRSVCVFCGASPGASPVYRQAAEALGQHLAQRGLRLIYGGGAVGLMGVVADAALNAGGEVIGIIPQSLERAEIGHRGLTCLEVVDGMHARKARMAELADAFIALPGGLGTLEELFEVWTWGQLGYHAKPLGLLEVNGFYSKLGDFLDHLVAERFVRPQHREMLQIADSPQDLLDALSEWRPSVAPKWVDRSPI, via the coding sequence ATGTCCCTGCGTAGCGTCTGTGTCTTCTGTGGTGCCAGCCCCGGCGCCAGTCCCGTCTATCGTCAGGCTGCCGAAGCGCTTGGCCAGCACCTGGCCCAACGCGGCCTGCGCCTGATCTACGGCGGCGGCGCCGTCGGCCTGATGGGTGTGGTCGCCGACGCGGCGCTGAATGCCGGCGGCGAGGTGATCGGCATCATCCCGCAGAGCCTGGAGCGCGCCGAGATTGGCCACCGCGGCCTGACCTGCCTGGAGGTGGTGGACGGCATGCACGCACGCAAGGCGCGCATGGCCGAACTGGCCGACGCCTTCATCGCCCTGCCCGGCGGCCTCGGCACCCTGGAAGAGCTGTTCGAGGTGTGGACCTGGGGCCAGCTCGGCTACCACGCCAAACCGCTGGGGCTGCTGGAAGTGAACGGTTTCTACAGCAAGCTGGGGGATTTTCTCGATCATCTGGTGGCCGAGCGCTTCGTGCGTCCGCAGCACCGCGAGATGCTGCAGATCGCAGACAGCCCGCAGGACCTGCTCGACGCCCTGAGCGAATGGCGCCCCAGCGTAGCGCCGAAGTGGGTGGATCGCTCGCCCATCTGA
- the ureE gene encoding urease accessory protein UreE gives MLVIHTRIAPQAAADAELELTFEARSKSRLRCFTTAGEEVGLFLERGQPALADGEFLQAKDGRIVRVRAKPEPLLHVTCASPFELMRAAYHLGNRHVALQLGDGWLRLPDDYVLKAMLEQLGATVEAVQAPYQPEQGAYGGGHHHSHHGDEEFNYGPRLHQFGVRK, from the coding sequence ATGCTGGTGATCCACACCCGAATCGCGCCGCAGGCTGCTGCGGACGCCGAACTGGAACTGACCTTCGAAGCCCGCAGCAAAAGTCGCCTGCGCTGCTTCACCACCGCGGGCGAGGAAGTCGGCCTGTTCCTCGAACGCGGCCAACCGGCACTGGCCGATGGTGAGTTTCTGCAGGCCAAGGACGGACGCATCGTGCGCGTGCGCGCCAAACCCGAGCCGCTGCTGCACGTCACCTGCGCCAGCCCCTTCGAGCTGATGCGCGCCGCCTATCACCTGGGTAACCGCCATGTCGCCCTGCAACTGGGCGACGGCTGGCTGCGCCTGCCCGACGACTACGTGCTCAAGGCCATGCTGGAGCAGCTCGGCGCCACGGTCGAGGCCGTCCAGGCGCCCTATCAGCCCGAGCAGGGCGCCTACGGTGGCGGTCATCATCACTCCCATCATGGCGACGAAGAGTTCAACTACGGCCCGCGCCTGCACCAGTTCGGTGTGCGCAAGTGA
- a CDS encoding HupE/UreJ family protein: MNLRKTLYAIALFCTPALAFAHPGHGDSGIMAGLAHPVFGLDHLLAMFAVGLWAAQQSGAARWALPLTFVGSMLIGGLLGFAGVEIPLMETGIAGSVLAFGLLVAVAARLPVAVSMTLTAVFALTHGVAHGLELPDLASPFGYAIGFVVATAALHAVGFALVRFLPQAAAPLVRIAGAASAATGVWLLAS, from the coding sequence ATGAATCTGCGCAAAACCCTCTACGCCATCGCCCTGTTCTGCACCCCGGCGCTGGCATTCGCCCATCCCGGGCATGGCGACTCGGGCATCATGGCCGGCCTGGCCCACCCGGTGTTCGGCCTCGATCACCTGCTGGCGATGTTCGCCGTCGGCCTGTGGGCCGCGCAGCAAAGCGGCGCGGCGCGCTGGGCGCTGCCGCTGACCTTCGTCGGCAGCATGCTGATCGGCGGCCTGCTGGGTTTCGCCGGCGTGGAAATCCCGCTGATGGAAACCGGTATCGCCGGTTCGGTGCTGGCTTTCGGTCTGCTGGTGGCCGTGGCGGCGCGCCTGCCGGTGGCCGTCTCCATGACCCTGACCGCAGTATTCGCCCTGACCCACGGCGTCGCCCACGGCCTGGAGCTGCCGGACCTGGCCAGCCCCTTTGGCTACGCCATCGGATTCGTCGTCGCCACGGCCGCGCTGCACGCCGTCGGCTTCGCCCTGGTGCGCTTCCTGCCGCAAGCCGCGGCACCGCTGGTACGCATCGCCGGCGCTGCGTCGGCCGCCACCGGTGTCTGGCTGCTGGCCAGTTAA
- a CDS encoding glycerophosphodiester phosphodiesterase, producing the protein MLRFARFLLAPLLLLAIALLVLALTSRPATVPEVLADLGERPLVIAHRGGKGLWPENTLFAFERAVALGVDMLEMDLHLSQDAELVVIHDDTLERTTNGRGPVAHYSLAELQALDAGYHWTADGGQSYPYRGQGTRIASLREVLERFPLIPKVVEIKVPDVGMEALLCETLASYDQLDRVLVGSFHERSLKRFRELCPEVATSAGPVSVRLLLALNWLGLSDLLSPSYPVLQIPPQHSGLTLATPRLVRNAQARGLHVQLWTINEQPDMRRLLEMGANGLITDYPDRALQLLGRSTQLGALEPR; encoded by the coding sequence ATGTTGCGCTTCGCCCGCTTCCTGCTCGCCCCCCTGCTGCTGCTCGCCATCGCCCTGCTGGTGCTGGCGCTGACCAGCCGCCCGGCCACGGTGCCCGAAGTGCTGGCCGACCTGGGCGAGCGCCCGCTGGTGATCGCCCATCGCGGCGGCAAGGGGCTGTGGCCGGAGAACACCCTGTTCGCCTTCGAGCGCGCGGTGGCACTCGGCGTCGACATGCTGGAAATGGACCTGCACCTGAGCCAGGACGCCGAGCTGGTGGTCATCCATGACGATACCCTCGAGCGCACCACCAATGGCCGAGGCCCGGTGGCCCATTACAGCCTGGCCGAACTGCAGGCGCTCGACGCCGGCTACCACTGGACGGCCGATGGCGGCCAGAGCTATCCCTACCGCGGCCAGGGCACCCGCATCGCCAGCCTGCGCGAGGTGCTGGAACGGTTTCCCCTGATACCCAAGGTGGTCGAGATCAAGGTCCCCGATGTGGGCATGGAAGCGTTGCTGTGCGAAACCCTGGCCAGCTACGACCAGCTCGACCGGGTGCTGGTCGGCAGCTTTCACGAACGCAGCCTGAAACGCTTCCGCGAACTCTGTCCGGAAGTCGCCACCTCCGCCGGACCGGTTTCGGTGCGCCTGCTGCTGGCACTGAACTGGCTGGGCCTGAGCGATCTGCTGTCGCCCTCCTACCCGGTGCTGCAGATTCCGCCCCAACACAGCGGCCTGACCCTGGCCACCCCGCGCCTGGTGCGCAATGCCCAGGCGCGCGGCCTGCACGTGCAGCTGTGGACGATCAACGAGCAGCCCGACATGCGACGGCTGCTGGAAATGGGCGCCAACGGCCTGATCACCGACTATCCGGACCGCGCCCTGCAACTGCTCGGCCGCTCCACGCAGCTTGGCGCGCTGGAGCCACGATGA
- a CDS encoding DUF808 domain-containing protein, giving the protein MAGSSLLALIDDISSVLDDVATMTKIAARKTAGVLGDDLALNAQQVTGVKADRELPVVWAVAKGSLVNKAILVPAALLISAVAPWLVVPLLMLGGLFLCYEGAEKLIHKLLHRHEGDEQQPLLEAIADPQVDLVAFERDKIRGAVRTDFVLSAEIIAITLGTVATASFLNQVLVLSGIALLMTVGVYGLVAGIVKLDDAGLYLSQRASAFARACGRGILRLAPWLMKSLSVIGTAAMFMVGGGILSHGLPPVESAVHHAAEWVARDAGQLLSALVPTLLNALLGVVAGVLSVPLVSLAARLWQALRKPHSR; this is encoded by the coding sequence ATGGCCGGAAGCAGCCTGCTCGCCCTGATCGACGATATCAGCAGCGTCCTCGACGACGTCGCCACCATGACCAAGATCGCCGCGCGCAAGACCGCCGGCGTGCTGGGCGACGACCTCGCCCTCAATGCCCAGCAGGTCACCGGGGTCAAGGCGGATCGCGAACTGCCGGTGGTCTGGGCGGTGGCCAAGGGCTCGCTGGTGAACAAGGCGATCCTGGTGCCGGCCGCGCTGCTGATCAGCGCCGTGGCGCCCTGGCTGGTGGTGCCCTTGTTGATGCTCGGCGGTCTGTTCCTCTGCTACGAAGGGGCCGAGAAACTGATCCATAAGTTGCTGCACCGGCATGAGGGCGACGAGCAGCAGCCGCTGCTGGAGGCCATCGCCGATCCGCAGGTGGACCTGGTGGCCTTCGAGCGCGACAAGATCCGCGGCGCGGTGCGTACCGACTTCGTGCTGTCGGCCGAGATCATCGCCATCACCCTGGGCACCGTCGCCACTGCCAGTTTCCTCAATCAGGTGCTGGTGCTCAGCGGTATCGCCCTGCTGATGACCGTCGGCGTCTACGGCCTGGTGGCCGGCATCGTCAAACTGGACGACGCCGGGCTCTACCTCAGCCAGCGCGCCAGCGCCTTCGCCCGGGCCTGCGGCCGCGGCATCCTGCGCCTGGCCCCCTGGCTGATGAAGTCGTTGTCGGTGATCGGCACCGCGGCCATGTTCATGGTTGGCGGCGGCATTCTCAGCCATGGCCTGCCGCCGGTGGAAAGCGCCGTGCATCATGCCGCCGAATGGGTCGCCCGCGATGCCGGGCAGCTGCTCTCGGCGCTGGTACCGACCCTGCTCAATGCCTTGCTGGGCGTGGTCGCCGGGGTGCTCAGCGTCCCCCTGGTGAGCCTCGCGGCGCGTCTGTGGCAGGCGCTGCGCAAACCCCACAGTCGTTAA